A single Pedobacter sp. PACM 27299 DNA region contains:
- a CDS encoding adenine phosphoribosyltransferase: MIAEKIKKTVRDVNDFPKPGIVFKDITPILKDPELCQEILKSLAAQLVDVKIDVVAGIESRGFLFGPGLAQLLNVPFIPIRKAGKLPYKTIKESYALEYGTATIEVHEDALLPGQRVLIHDDLLATGGTVVAASKLIMQLGANVAAYSFIISLDFLNGKDRLTPYDASVYSLAGY, from the coding sequence ATGATAGCAGAAAAAATTAAAAAGACAGTTAGGGATGTGAATGATTTTCCAAAACCTGGAATTGTATTTAAAGACATTACTCCGATTTTAAAAGATCCTGAATTGTGTCAGGAGATCCTGAAATCTTTAGCTGCACAGTTAGTCGATGTAAAAATTGATGTGGTAGCAGGAATTGAAAGCAGGGGCTTTTTATTTGGTCCGGGATTAGCACAGTTGTTAAATGTGCCTTTTATTCCGATTCGTAAGGCAGGAAAATTACCTTACAAAACGATCAAAGAATCTTATGCACTGGAATATGGTACAGCAACGATTGAAGTTCATGAGGATGCTTTGCTGCCAGGACAGCGGGTGTTGATTCATGACGATTTACTCGCTACCGGTGGTACAGTAGTAGCGGCTTCCAAGTTGATCATGCAATTGGGTGCAAATGTAGCGGCTTATTCTTTTATCATCAGCCTAGATTTTTTAAATGGAAAAGACCGATTAACACCTTACGATGCCAGCGTATATTCTCTGGCAGGATATTAA
- a CDS encoding acyl-CoA dehydrogenase family protein, translating into MLETMDSSVGYNFSISENQEMIRKMVKDFAEKNIRPHVMEWDETQQFPVEVFKKLGGLGLMGVLVPEIYGGSGFGYQEYVDVIVEVAKVCGSIGLSLAAHNSLCTGHILAFGTEEQKHKWLPKLASAEWIGAWGLTEANTGSDALGMMTTARLEGDEYVINGAKNWITHGKSGDIAVVMVRTGEKGDSKGISAIVVERGTPGFAAGKKENKLGMRASETTEMIFDNCRVPKENLLGKVGEGFKQAMKVLDGGRISIAALSLGIAKGAYEAAVTYSKERHQFGQPISSFQGISFKLADMATEIEAAELLIRQAADLKNRGLPMTKESAMAKYFASEVSVRCATESVQIFGGYGYTKDFPVEKFYRDSKLCTIGEGTSEIQKIVIAREILRD; encoded by the coding sequence ATGTTAGAAACGATGGATAGTTCTGTAGGCTATAACTTTAGTATTTCAGAAAATCAGGAGATGATCAGGAAGATGGTGAAAGATTTTGCTGAAAAAAATATTCGTCCACATGTAATGGAATGGGATGAAACGCAGCAATTTCCTGTAGAAGTTTTCAAGAAGCTTGGTGGACTGGGATTGATGGGCGTACTGGTTCCTGAAATTTACGGGGGATCTGGTTTCGGCTATCAGGAGTATGTGGATGTAATTGTAGAGGTGGCTAAGGTGTGCGGATCAATCGGCTTATCACTGGCAGCGCACAACTCTTTATGCACCGGACATATTTTAGCTTTTGGAACGGAAGAACAAAAACATAAGTGGTTACCTAAACTGGCTAGTGCAGAATGGATTGGTGCCTGGGGACTTACAGAAGCAAATACGGGTTCTGATGCTTTGGGTATGATGACTACCGCACGTTTAGAAGGAGATGAGTACGTGATCAACGGTGCTAAAAACTGGATTACCCATGGTAAAAGTGGTGATATAGCTGTTGTGATGGTTCGTACTGGTGAAAAAGGGGATTCAAAAGGGATTTCAGCAATTGTGGTTGAGCGAGGTACTCCAGGTTTTGCTGCCGGTAAAAAGGAGAATAAACTAGGTATGCGTGCTTCAGAAACGACGGAGATGATCTTCGACAATTGCAGGGTGCCTAAAGAAAACCTGTTGGGTAAGGTAGGTGAAGGATTCAAGCAAGCGATGAAGGTATTGGATGGCGGTAGAATTTCTATTGCTGCACTATCATTGGGTATTGCCAAAGGGGCTTATGAGGCTGCTGTTACATATTCTAAAGAACGTCATCAGTTTGGACAACCTATTTCCAGTTTTCAGGGCATCAGCTTTAAACTGGCAGATATGGCTACAGAGATTGAGGCTGCAGAATTATTGATCAGACAAGCGGCTGATTTGAAAAATCGTGGATTACCGATGACCAAGGAGTCGGCTATGGCGAAATATTTTGCTTCTGAAGTGTCGGTACGTTGTGCTACAGAGTCGGTCCAGATTTTTGGTGGCTATGGATACACGAAAGATTTCCCTGTAGAGAAGTTTTACAGAGACAGTAAATTGTGTACGATTGGGGAGGGAACTTCCGAAATACAAAAAATTGTGATTGCAAGGGAGATTTTAAGAGATTAA
- the hpf gene encoding ribosome hibernation-promoting factor, HPF/YfiA family, with amino-acid sequence MKITVQSIHFNADQKLLEFIQKKTDKLDQYFDQIISGEVYLKLENVEDEANKISEIKLMVPGVTMFAKEQCKSFEEATDLAIESLRKQITKHKDKTREKLSEHKAILNADEVSDY; translated from the coding sequence ATGAAAATTACAGTTCAATCGATCCATTTCAATGCAGACCAGAAATTGTTGGAGTTTATTCAGAAGAAAACAGATAAGTTAGATCAGTACTTCGACCAGATTATTAGTGGGGAGGTTTATTTAAAATTAGAAAACGTAGAGGATGAAGCAAACAAGATAAGTGAAATCAAACTGATGGTTCCAGGGGTTACGATGTTCGCAAAGGAACAATGTAAATCTTTTGAGGAGGCCACAGATTTGGCAATTGAGTCCCTCAGGAAACAAATTACTAAGCACAAAGATAAAACGCGAGAAAAATTAAGCGAACATAAAGCAATTTTAAATGCCGACGAAGTATCTGATTATTAG
- the rplA gene encoding 50S ribosomal protein L1: MAKLTKNQKKAHAKLESGKTYSLQDAAALVKDITTTKFDASVDIDVALGVDPRKANQMVRGIATLPHGTGKTVRVLVLCNPDKEEEAKAAGADFVGLDEYVAKIEGGWTDVDIIITTPACMAKVGKLGRVLGPRNLMPNPKSGTVTNEVGKAVTDVKGGKIDFKVDKSGIIHASIGKVSFPAEKIYENALEVLQVISKLKPSAAKGTYFKSIHVSSTMSPGIAIETKSVAGI, from the coding sequence GTGGCTAAATTAACAAAAAATCAAAAAAAGGCACATGCTAAACTAGAATCTGGTAAAACGTATTCTTTACAGGATGCGGCTGCTTTGGTAAAAGATATCACTACTACTAAATTTGATGCATCGGTTGATATCGATGTAGCTTTAGGAGTAGATCCACGTAAAGCCAATCAAATGGTACGTGGTATTGCTACTTTACCACACGGTACAGGCAAAACTGTACGTGTATTAGTTCTTTGTAATCCTGATAAGGAAGAAGAAGCTAAAGCAGCAGGTGCAGATTTTGTAGGTTTAGACGAATATGTAGCCAAGATTGAAGGTGGATGGACTGATGTTGACATTATTATCACTACTCCTGCTTGTATGGCAAAAGTAGGTAAACTGGGCCGCGTTTTAGGTCCACGTAACCTTATGCCAAACCCTAAGTCAGGTACTGTAACTAACGAAGTTGGTAAAGCAGTAACTGATGTAAAAGGCGGTAAGATTGATTTTAAAGTTGACAAAAGTGGTATTATACACGCTTCAATAGGAAAAGTATCATTCCCAGCAGAAAAAATATATGAAAACGCATTAGAAGTACTTCAAGTAATTTCTAAGCTAAAACCATCTGCTGCAAAAGGAACTTATTTTAAGAGCATTCATGTTTCTTCAACTATGAGTCCTGGAATTGCAATCGAAACTAAATCAGTAGCGGGGATTTAA
- the rplK gene encoding 50S ribosomal protein L11, with the protein MAKEVSALVKLQIKGGAANPSPPVGPALGAKGVNIMEFCKQFNARTQDKPGKVLPVVITVYADKSFEFIIKTPPVAIQLKDATKLASGSAEPNRKKVGSVTWDQVKSIAEDKMTDLNAFTIESAMSMVAGTARSMGITVSGDAPWTN; encoded by the coding sequence ATGGCAAAAGAAGTCAGTGCACTTGTTAAGTTACAAATCAAGGGTGGAGCTGCAAATCCATCACCACCAGTAGGACCTGCTTTAGGTGCTAAGGGGGTGAACATTATGGAGTTTTGCAAGCAATTCAATGCTCGTACCCAAGATAAGCCAGGTAAAGTATTACCAGTTGTAATTACTGTTTATGCTGACAAGTCTTTCGAATTTATCATCAAAACCCCTCCAGTTGCTATCCAGTTAAAGGATGCTACTAAATTAGCGAGTGGTTCTGCTGAGCCCAACCGTAAGAAAGTTGGTTCGGTGACTTGGGATCAGGTTAAGTCAATTGCTGAAGATAAAATGACTGATTTAAATGCTTTCACTATCGAATCTGCAATGAGTATGGTTGCAGGTACAGCACGCAGTATGGGAATCACCGTTAGTGGTGATGCACCTTGGACAAATTAA
- the tuf gene encoding elongation factor Tu yields the protein MAKEKFDRSKPHLNIGTIGHVDHGKTTLTAAITKVLSDAGLSEARSFDSIDSAPEEKERGITINTAHVEYSTANRHYAHVDCPGHADYVKNMVTGAAQMDGAIIVVAATDGPMPQTREHILLARQVGVPSLVVFMNKVDMVDDPELLELVEMEVRELLSFYEFPGDDIPVIQGSALGGLNGDPTWVAKIMELMDAVDSYIPIPPRLTELPFLMPVEDVFSITGRGTVATGRIERGVINSGDPVEILGMGAENLKSTVTGVEMFRKILDYGEAGDNVGLLLRGIEKTDIRRGMVICKPGSVTPHTDFKAEIYVLSKAEGGRHTPFFNKYRPQFYFRTTDVTGEITLVEGTEMVMPGDNVTINVKLINAIAMEKGLRFAIREGGRTVGAGQVTEIVK from the coding sequence ATGGCAAAAGAAAAGTTTGACCGCAGCAAGCCGCACTTAAACATCGGCACAATCGGTCACGTTGACCACGGTAAAACAACCTTAACAGCAGCTATCACTAAAGTGTTATCTGATGCTGGTTTATCTGAGGCGCGTTCATTTGATTCTATTGACTCTGCTCCAGAGGAAAAAGAAAGAGGTATCACTATCAATACAGCACACGTTGAGTATTCAACAGCTAACCGTCACTATGCACACGTTGACTGTCCAGGTCACGCGGATTATGTAAAGAACATGGTTACTGGTGCTGCACAAATGGATGGAGCTATCATCGTTGTAGCTGCTACAGATGGTCCAATGCCACAAACTCGTGAGCACATTCTATTGGCTCGTCAGGTTGGTGTTCCTTCATTGGTAGTATTCATGAATAAAGTGGATATGGTTGACGATCCTGAATTACTAGAATTAGTAGAGATGGAAGTTCGTGAATTGTTATCTTTCTATGAATTCCCTGGTGATGATATCCCTGTAATTCAAGGTTCAGCTCTTGGTGGCTTGAACGGAGATCCTACTTGGGTTGCTAAAATCATGGAATTAATGGATGCTGTAGATAGCTACATTCCAATCCCTCCACGTTTAACTGAGCTTCCATTCTTAATGCCTGTTGAAGATGTATTCTCGATCACTGGTCGTGGTACTGTAGCAACTGGTCGTATTGAGCGTGGTGTAATCAACTCTGGAGATCCAGTTGAGATCTTAGGTATGGGTGCTGAAAATCTTAAATCAACTGTAACAGGTGTTGAGATGTTCCGTAAGATCCTTGATTATGGTGAAGCTGGTGATAACGTAGGTTTATTGTTACGTGGTATTGAGAAAACTGATATCCGTCGTGGTATGGTAATCTGTAAACCAGGTTCAGTAACTCCTCACACAGATTTCAAAGCTGAGATCTATGTATTATCAAAAGCAGAAGGTGGACGTCACACTCCATTCTTTAACAAATACCGTCCACAATTCTATTTCCGTACCACAGACGTTACAGGTGAAATCACCTTAGTTGAAGGAACTGAAATGGTAATGCCAGGTGATAACGTTACTATCAATGTTAAATTGATCAACGCAATCGCAATGGAAAAAGGTCTACGTTTCGCAATCCGTGAGGGTGGTAGAACAGTAGGTGCTGGTCAGGTAACTGAAATTGTAAAGTAA
- the nusG gene encoding transcription termination/antitermination protein NusG gives MDDQLKWYVVRAVSGKEKKVKQYIDSEISRLGFSHLVPQVLIPMEKYYQMKEGKKIAKERNFYPGYVLIEANLDGELEHIIKNVNSVIGFLGDKGGNPVPMRQAEVNRILGKVDEMSQQGETMNVTYYVGENVKVMDGPFNGFTGVIEEVNEEKKKLKVMVKIFGRKTPLELNYMQVEKE, from the coding sequence ATGGACGATCAGTTGAAATGGTACGTAGTTAGGGCGGTAAGCGGTAAAGAGAAGAAGGTAAAACAGTATATCGATTCTGAAATTAGCCGTTTAGGTTTTTCTCACCTTGTTCCTCAGGTATTGATCCCAATGGAGAAGTACTATCAAATGAAAGAGGGAAAAAAGATTGCGAAAGAACGTAACTTCTATCCCGGATATGTTTTGATTGAAGCGAATTTGGATGGAGAACTAGAGCACATTATTAAGAATGTAAATAGTGTAATTGGTTTTCTAGGAGATAAAGGCGGAAACCCGGTACCTATGCGTCAGGCAGAGGTTAATCGCATTTTAGGTAAAGTTGATGAGATGAGCCAGCAAGGTGAGACCATGAACGTAACTTATTATGTTGGAGAGAACGTAAAAGTAATGGATGGACCATTTAATGGTTTTACCGGCGTGATCGAAGAGGTGAACGAAGAGAAGAAAAAACTGAAAGTAATGGTTAAGATTTTCGGAAGAAAAACTCCACTGGAGCTTAACTATATGCAGGTAGAAAAAGAATAG
- a CDS encoding tyrosine-type recombinase/integrase produces the protein MVVAQFLLYLQHEKRYSPHTLKSYQTDLLQFNDYLEHTFELPLVGAGHTQLRSYMVALLEEQVSERSIGRKLSTLRSFYKYLLREGLISASPMALLRAPKIPQRLPVFIEDQKLDVLLDSGEFFNDSFPSVRDKLVIETLFGTGMRLAELLSLSEGSIDFYGATIRVLGKRNKERIIPISKLLADQLKAYLDLKTLQNFHNKIGTLFVTDKGAAAYPKLIYRIVTSYLTYISTQDKKSPHVLRHSYATSLLNRGADLNAIKELLGHASLAATQVYTHNSIERLKSIYKQAHPKA, from the coding sequence ATGGTTGTTGCGCAATTCCTCCTTTATCTCCAGCACGAGAAACGTTATTCTCCACATACCTTAAAATCTTATCAAACGGACTTATTGCAGTTCAACGATTACCTGGAGCATACTTTTGAGCTGCCATTGGTAGGCGCCGGCCATACGCAGTTAAGAAGTTATATGGTGGCCTTGTTAGAAGAGCAGGTTTCCGAGCGCTCTATAGGCAGGAAGTTATCTACGCTCCGCAGTTTCTATAAATATCTGCTGCGTGAAGGTTTGATCAGTGCAAGTCCGATGGCCTTGCTGAGAGCGCCAAAAATCCCCCAAAGACTTCCTGTATTTATTGAAGATCAGAAGCTGGATGTTTTACTGGACTCTGGCGAATTTTTCAATGATAGCTTTCCCTCTGTTCGTGATAAATTAGTGATAGAAACGCTGTTTGGAACCGGAATGCGTTTGGCAGAATTACTTTCACTTTCTGAGGGCAGCATTGATTTTTATGGTGCTACGATCCGTGTATTGGGAAAAAGAAACAAAGAAAGAATTATTCCGATCAGCAAACTTCTTGCAGATCAGCTGAAAGCTTACCTTGACTTAAAAACATTACAAAACTTTCATAACAAAATAGGCACCTTATTCGTTACAGATAAAGGAGCAGCTGCTTATCCTAAACTAATTTATAGGATTGTGACCAGTTATTTGACCTATATATCCACACAGGATAAAAAAAGCCCCCATGTACTGCGTCATTCTTATGCGACGAGCCTGTTGAACAGGGGAGCAGATTTAAATGCAATAAAAGAGCTATTGGGCCATGCCAGCCTGGCTGCAACCCAGGTATACACCCACAACTCTATAGAGAGATTAAAATCAATATATAAACAAGCCCATCCAAAGGCATAA
- a CDS encoding ComEA family DNA-binding protein — translation MNNKAISKIRFIFLNNSNYLVQVIRKWLNNYFQFSKREFNGLLVLIVLIGMIAVFPTVYRILVPLEGPTVEEQLALLKLELSKEPERVEARSGKHRSYSGLPEKRKSTLFYFDPNSIPSEGWQDLGLSPKQAQAILNYRVKGGVFRLPSDLKKMYTIAPELYQQLEPYIQIVPVEKGADHRDRPAQNFPVKEKVVVALNTADTLELDRIYGIGKVFARRIVAYREKIGGFYKKEQLLEVFGIDSLKYEEIKDQVSVNPALLRMIHINTASAADFNRHPYLSYQQVNAVIAYRKQHGNYSNIADLNKVVILTPELIEKLAPYLIF, via the coding sequence GTGAATAATAAAGCAATTTCAAAAATAAGATTTATATTTTTAAATAACAGTAACTACCTTGTGCAGGTGATCAGAAAATGGCTAAATAACTACTTTCAATTTTCTAAAAGGGAGTTTAATGGGCTTTTGGTATTAATTGTGCTGATTGGTATGATCGCTGTATTCCCAACAGTTTATCGGATTTTGGTTCCTTTAGAGGGCCCAACAGTGGAGGAGCAGCTCGCGCTGCTAAAACTGGAGTTGTCCAAGGAGCCAGAAAGGGTAGAAGCCAGGTCGGGAAAGCATCGCTCTTATTCCGGGCTTCCGGAAAAAAGAAAATCTACGTTGTTTTATTTTGATCCAAATTCCATTCCTTCCGAAGGCTGGCAGGATTTGGGTTTATCTCCAAAGCAGGCTCAGGCGATTTTAAACTATCGCGTTAAAGGCGGCGTATTTCGTCTGCCCTCAGACTTGAAGAAGATGTATACGATTGCTCCGGAATTGTACCAGCAGCTGGAACCCTATATTCAAATTGTGCCGGTAGAAAAGGGAGCAGATCATCGGGATCGCCCTGCGCAAAATTTCCCTGTAAAAGAAAAAGTGGTGGTGGCATTGAATACCGCCGATACTTTGGAGCTCGATCGCATTTATGGCATAGGAAAAGTGTTTGCCAGGAGGATTGTGGCTTACCGGGAAAAGATTGGTGGTTTCTATAAAAAAGAACAGCTGTTGGAGGTGTTTGGTATCGACAGCCTGAAGTATGAGGAAATTAAAGATCAAGTCAGTGTGAACCCTGCTTTGCTGCGAATGATCCACATCAACACGGCTTCGGCAGCTGATTTCAACCGCCACCCTTATCTCAGTTACCAGCAGGTCAATGCGGTAATTGCTTATAGAAAACAACACGGAAATTATAGTAATATTGCAGACTTAAATAAGGTGGTTATTTTAACCCCTGAATTAATTGAAAAATTAGCGCCTTATCTTATTTTTTAG
- the rpsU gene encoding 30S ribosomal protein S21, whose amino-acid sequence MIIINIKDGESLDKALKRFKKKFEKTGVLRELRSRQAYEKKSVARRTLVKHAIYKQNMQLEGTV is encoded by the coding sequence ATGATTATCATTAATATTAAAGACGGCGAATCACTAGATAAGGCGTTGAAACGTTTCAAAAAGAAATTTGAAAAAACAGGTGTGTTAAGAGAATTACGTAGCCGCCAAGCTTATGAGAAAAAATCTGTAGCTCGTCGTACGTTAGTTAAACATGCAATTTACAAGCAGAACATGCAACTTGAAGGAACTGTATAG
- a CDS encoding ATP-binding protein: MRFITRKDILQQLKNDLIGKDAYRGVTLTYSWMANQFGHFSLGFIPTFILYTILTSKTAMSRPEIWAPLIIWGCWILFELYNFLGPLLFNVNSKSQDLQNKGYIFHPEWGNITFDTLTDLCFFGLGAFACSLLCAYNLPALVIFLILGALALYPSYYWYSTKMHLQNAGYPFQLRLSQWKFNIQEDHKTVIADFVKNPQSGKHLLLFGSKGSGKTSLSVAIATELSIKNNRCSYVTATKLLSMFFEKAERVAISPGSWAWHDSSLLIIDDINPGGQIKKDILRAPLFYELLNNPEYGPFNKEHLKKMNTIWVMGNEESLEQHEERWEHLFQQIGIADSNVLRVNLDPPLR, translated from the coding sequence ATGAGATTTATTACCAGAAAAGACATCCTCCAACAATTAAAAAATGACTTAATTGGAAAAGATGCCTACCGTGGAGTAACCCTTACGTACTCCTGGATGGCCAACCAGTTTGGCCACTTCTCACTCGGATTTATTCCAACCTTTATATTATACACCATTCTGACTTCCAAAACCGCAATGTCCAGACCAGAAATCTGGGCACCATTGATCATCTGGGGATGCTGGATTTTATTTGAACTCTATAATTTTCTTGGGCCATTGCTTTTTAATGTCAATTCTAAAAGTCAGGACCTGCAAAATAAGGGCTATATCTTTCACCCGGAATGGGGAAATATCACTTTTGACACGCTCACCGACCTATGTTTTTTTGGCTTGGGCGCATTTGCCTGCAGCTTACTCTGTGCTTATAACTTGCCGGCACTCGTTATTTTTCTGATTTTAGGTGCCCTTGCCCTGTATCCTTCTTATTACTGGTATTCCACCAAAATGCATTTGCAGAATGCCGGCTACCCTTTTCAACTGCGACTCAGCCAATGGAAATTCAATATCCAGGAAGACCACAAGACCGTAATTGCAGATTTTGTAAAAAATCCACAATCTGGAAAACACCTTTTACTTTTTGGATCTAAGGGCAGTGGAAAAACCTCGCTCTCTGTAGCCATAGCCACCGAATTGTCCATTAAAAACAACCGATGCAGTTATGTTACTGCGACAAAATTATTATCCATGTTTTTTGAGAAAGCAGAACGGGTGGCCATTTCACCAGGATCATGGGCATGGCATGATTCTTCTCTCTTGATCATCGATGATATTAATCCAGGCGGACAAATCAAAAAAGACATCCTGCGTGCACCATTATTCTATGAATTACTGAACAATCCGGAGTATGGTCCTTTTAATAAGGAACACCTAAAAAAGATGAATACCATTTGGGTGATGGGAAACGAAGAATCTCTGGAACAGCATGAAGAACGCTGGGAGCATTTATTTCAGCAGATTGGCATCGCCGATTCGAATGTGCTCCGCGTCAATCTTGATCCCCCATTAAGGTAA
- the secE gene encoding preprotein translocase subunit SecE codes for MAKVVQFIKESYEEMTQKVTWPTWGELQNSAVLVLVASFIIALVVFAMDKGSTFVLDTFYKSLSN; via the coding sequence ATGGCTAAAGTAGTTCAGTTTATTAAAGAATCGTATGAAGAAATGACCCAGAAGGTTACTTGGCCTACATGGGGAGAATTGCAAAATTCTGCAGTGCTGGTTCTAGTAGCTTCGTTTATCATTGCATTAGTCGTTTTTGCAATGGATAAGGGATCTACTTTTGTTTTAGATACTTTTTATAAATCACTTTCTAATTAA
- a CDS encoding LuxR C-terminal-related transcriptional regulator: MKMQLRENFGDYSKTFITDIPADMESEQAIFFDKTLPRFPDEAIYIYSFKKNRMIYAGGWEEILGYKDSEINMLALVNMSAPEFAPFSHELNDKALQFIHQKTKDLEKYSFSIELKKIHKDGTAVPMAVRVGVYSSENGKITAIIGRFQVNRSLIFGKVMRYAAYGPEKEKFEEELNKILFSYLAISNKEREALELVAKGYSFKEIAHDLKVSHSAIEKRIIPLYKRFNVKSLTHLVSFAYDNSILP; encoded by the coding sequence ATGAAAATGCAGCTGAGAGAGAACTTTGGGGATTATTCTAAAACATTCATCACGGATATACCTGCGGATATGGAAAGTGAGCAGGCTATTTTTTTTGATAAGACTTTACCCAGATTCCCGGATGAAGCAATTTATATTTACTCTTTTAAGAAAAACCGCATGATTTATGCCGGTGGCTGGGAAGAGATATTAGGTTATAAAGACAGTGAAATCAATATGCTGGCTTTGGTAAATATGTCGGCCCCAGAATTTGCTCCTTTTTCTCATGAACTGAATGATAAAGCGCTTCAGTTTATCCACCAAAAAACTAAAGATCTCGAGAAGTACAGTTTCAGCATTGAATTAAAAAAAATCCATAAGGATGGAACGGCTGTTCCAATGGCTGTAAGGGTGGGGGTATACAGTTCAGAAAATGGAAAGATCACCGCAATTATTGGGCGTTTTCAGGTAAATAGAAGTCTGATTTTTGGGAAAGTGATGCGTTATGCGGCCTATGGGCCTGAAAAGGAGAAGTTTGAAGAGGAGCTGAACAAGATTTTATTCAGCTACCTGGCGATTTCTAATAAAGAGCGTGAAGCATTGGAATTGGTGGCAAAAGGGTATTCCTTTAAAGAGATTGCCCACGATTTAAAGGTATCGCACTCTGCTATAGAAAAACGGATTATTCCTTTATACAAGCGTTTCAATGTAAAAAGCCTCACTCATCTCGTGAGTTTTGCTTATGACAACTCTATTTTACCTTAA